In one window of Legionella fallonii LLAP-10 DNA:
- a CDS encoding pilin: MYDRGFTLIEILITITIIGILIAIAIPAYQNYTIRVRVSDGLDLASGAQLAVNEYTMINNQLPATAADTQYTSPAATPNVSSIVMGNLGVITVNYTASAGNGSIILVPTLQVGGLTWDCTRGTLPAQYRPPSCR; encoded by the coding sequence ATGTATGACAGAGGTTTTACCTTAATCGAAATTTTGATCACTATTACTATCATAGGAATTCTGATTGCAATCGCAATACCCGCATACCAGAATTATACCATCAGGGTTCGTGTCAGTGACGGTCTGGATTTAGCATCAGGGGCGCAGTTGGCGGTTAATGAATATACTATGATCAATAATCAACTCCCAGCAACTGCTGCTGATACTCAATATACCTCTCCTGCCGCAACGCCTAATGTTTCTTCTATTGTAATGGGGAATTTGGGTGTTATTACTGTCAATTATACTGCTAGTGCGGGTAACGGCTCTATTATTCTAGTTCCTACTTTGCAAGTAGGGGGCTTAACTTGGGATTGTACTAGAGGAACTTTACCTGCACAGTATCGTCCACCATCTTGCCGATAA
- a CDS encoding pilin, whose product MRQKGFTLIELMIVVAIIGILAAIAIPAYQDYTIRARVTEGLQMASSAQLAVSETTMTNNALPATQTATGYTTPAATPNVASIAISNDGLAVITITYSAAAGGGTITLTPTLTTNGDVTWVCKVGTELPKYAPASCR is encoded by the coding sequence ATGAGACAAAAGGGTTTTACGTTAATTGAATTAATGATAGTTGTGGCAATTATTGGTATTTTAGCCGCTATTGCTATTCCAGCTTACCAAGACTACACGATTAGAGCGCGTGTGACAGAAGGGTTGCAAATGGCCTCGTCAGCCCAATTAGCCGTTTCAGAAACGACTATGACGAATAATGCTTTACCTGCTACGCAAACAGCAACAGGCTATACTACTCCCGCAGCGACTCCCAACGTTGCCTCAATTGCAATTTCTAACGATGGTCTTGCTGTAATCACCATCACTTATAGTGCAGCCGCTGGTGGTGGAACAATTACTTTAACACCGACCCTTACCACTAACGGAGATGTGACTTGGGTCTGTAAAGTTGGAACGGAGTTACCTAAATATGCTCCGGCTAGCTGTAGATAA
- a CDS encoding BolA family protein — protein sequence MSRKERIEQQLLEELTPTFLNVEDESNNHHVPEGAQTHFKVIAVSAKFKDLSRVARHRLVNHLLNNEFALGLHALSLHLYTSEEWLNKNKSVLQSPSCKDGYKNRLN from the coding sequence ATGTCACGTAAAGAACGCATAGAACAACAGTTATTAGAAGAACTTACTCCCACTTTTTTAAATGTTGAAGATGAATCAAACAATCACCATGTACCTGAAGGAGCTCAAACTCACTTTAAAGTGATTGCAGTTTCTGCCAAATTTAAAGATTTAAGCCGTGTAGCCCGACATAGATTAGTAAATCATTTGCTCAACAATGAATTTGCGTTAGGTTTACATGCTCTAAGCTTGCATTTATATACTTCTGAAGAGTGGCTCAATAAAAATAAATCGGTATTACAATCTCCAAGCTGTAAAGACGGTTATAAAAATAGACTCAATTAA